A section of the Sander vitreus isolate 19-12246 chromosome 19, sanVit1, whole genome shotgun sequence genome encodes:
- the naa40 gene encoding N-alpha-acetyltransferase 40, producing the protein MGRKSNRAKEKKARRLEERAAMDAVCAKVDAANKLDDPLAAFPAFKKYDRNGLNLQIECKRVTSLNPLSVEWAFELTRANMQTLYEQSEWGWKEREKREEMNDERAWYLLARDGDSAPVAFSHFRFDVECGEEVLYCYEVQLESRVRRKGLGKFLIQILQLIANSTQMKKVMLTVFKHNHGAYQFFREALQFEIDETSPSMSGCCGDDCSYEILSRRTKHGEASAGHTHGGGHCGGCCH; encoded by the exons ATGGGG AGAAAGTCCAACAGAGCAAAGGAGAAGAAAGCCCGGCGTCTGGAAGAGAGGGCAGCTATGGATGCTGTGTGTGCCAAGGTGGACGCAGCCAATAAG CTTGATGACCCACTGGCTGCCTTCCCAGCCTTCAAAAAGTACGACAGAAATGG GCTGAACCTGCAGATAGAGTGTAAGAGGGTGACCTCCCTCAACCCGCTGTCTGTGGAGTGGGCCTTCGAACTCACCAGAGCCAACATGCAGACACT GTACGAGCAGAGCGAGTGGGGTTGGAAGGAGAGGGaaaagagggaggagatgaaCGACGAGAGGGCGTGGTACCTACTGGCCCGCGACGGCGACTCCGCCCCTGTGGCCTTCTCTCACTTCCGATTCGACGTGGAGTGTGGGGAGGAGGTTTTATATTG CTATGAGGTGCAGTTAGAGAGCAGAGTGCGGAGGAAAGGACTGGGAAAGTTCCTCATCCAGATACTACAGCTCATCGCTAACAG TACACAGATGAAGAAAGTGATGTTGACAGTTTTCAAACACAACCACGGGGCTTACCAGTTCTTCAGAGAAGCTTTACA GTTTGAGATCGATGAGACTTCGCCAAGCATGTCCGGTTGCTGCGGCGACGACTGCTCTTACGAGATCCTCAGCCGGCGGACCAAACACGGCGAGGCCTCGGCAGGACACACCCACGGGGGTGGGCACTGCGGGGGCTGCTGCCACTGA